The following are encoded together in the Salmonella enterica subsp. enterica serovar Choleraesuis genome:
- a CDS encoding 2-oxo-3-deoxygalactonate kinase yields the protein MNDNYIAVDWGSTHLRAWHIVDGQCRHRLRLPYGVTRLNGQSAESIFSKYLLPIGSEQSLPFYLAGMVGSDIGWHPVDYLTCPQPVTALSQHLHQVADNAWIVPGLKLQRDDGECNVMRGEETLLAGAYQLHPDTCYVLPGTHSKWVLTSSGTCNGPQATVENFTTALTGELHHLLLGHSLLGAGLPPQAESPQAFIAGARRAQEHPALISELFGVRAGRILNKIAACDVSEYLSGLLIGNEIHAMRQHYQLAQVTLVADRPLASRYRQLLESAGIAVCLIDPEQAFLQGIRSIHYGR from the coding sequence GTGAACGATAACTACATCGCCGTTGACTGGGGATCGACCCATCTGCGCGCCTGGCATATTGTCGATGGGCAGTGCCGTCATCGCCTGCGCCTGCCGTATGGCGTAACCCGCCTGAATGGACAGAGTGCAGAATCTATATTCAGTAAATACCTGCTTCCAATAGGAAGTGAGCAGTCACTACCATTTTATCTCGCCGGTATGGTTGGCAGCGATATTGGCTGGCATCCGGTTGATTATCTTACTTGCCCGCAGCCGGTCACTGCCCTTAGCCAGCACCTGCATCAGGTGGCTGATAACGCCTGGATCGTGCCTGGCCTAAAGCTCCAGCGCGATGATGGCGAGTGCAACGTTATGCGCGGCGAGGAAACGCTGCTCGCCGGGGCTTATCAGCTCCACCCCGATACGTGCTACGTGCTGCCTGGCACCCATAGTAAGTGGGTGCTTACATCCAGCGGAACATGCAACGGCCCTCAGGCTACCGTTGAGAACTTCACCACGGCGCTGACCGGCGAACTGCATCATCTGCTGCTTGGCCACTCGCTACTGGGGGCAGGTCTGCCTCCACAGGCGGAGTCCCCTCAGGCATTTATAGCCGGTGCCAGGCGCGCGCAGGAACATCCGGCATTAATCAGCGAGCTATTCGGGGTGCGAGCCGGTCGCATACTCAATAAAATTGCGGCCTGCGACGTAAGTGAGTACTTATCTGGCTTGCTGATTGGCAACGAAATCCACGCCATGCGGCAGCATTATCAGTTAGCCCAGGTAACGCTGGTCGCCGATCGGCCTCTGGCCAGTCGTTACCGCCAGCTGCTTGAGAGTGCAGGCATAGCCGTTTGCCTGATTGACCCCGAACAGGCCTTTTTGCAGGGCATCCGGAGCATTCACTATGGCCGTTAA
- a CDS encoding sodium:proline symporter: MNNPSFLIWFSIYACAMIVLGWYVSRHHKNGDDFLLGGRSLPMILTLGSTVGTMVGTGSSVGAVGFGYTNGWAGMLYGLGGACGILLVSWLFAPLRKLRFMTMSEEMCYYTGGSKIIKNVVALLIFIASIGWLGAHILGGGLYLAWASGIDINVAKVIIALAFIVYVGIGGYSAVVWIDTVQSLVLFAGFILMAVLAVNHVGGWSHIQQAVDPAAQSLFAIDKLGMLPALSLAFVIGVGVLATPSYRQRIYSAKTVGSVRQSFTITGVLYLFFSFLPAIIGMAVWTLNPNLENSGFAFLFATQVLPPALGMAVLIAGMSANMSSGSSDAIAAVSIMLRDLYTLVTGHMPPADKAIRLSRMFLVLVIALALLFALTSNDIIGYITKMISMIMSGMFICSLLGRFWERFNWQGALAALVGGAGASLAVLLNDSWLSFWGNPCIPSVLTSLAAAVVITLLTPASRLSRAEALELITRERESQPATVPLGKPLAAKESAQ; encoded by the coding sequence ATGAATAATCCCTCATTCCTGATTTGGTTCTCAATCTATGCCTGCGCGATGATTGTGCTGGGCTGGTATGTTTCCCGCCATCATAAGAATGGCGACGACTTTTTGCTGGGCGGCCGCTCGCTGCCCATGATATTAACCCTCGGCTCTACCGTCGGAACTATGGTCGGGACCGGCTCAAGCGTGGGCGCAGTCGGTTTTGGCTATACCAACGGCTGGGCCGGAATGTTATACGGGCTGGGTGGAGCCTGCGGCATATTATTAGTTTCCTGGCTATTTGCACCGCTGCGTAAATTACGCTTTATGACCATGAGCGAGGAGATGTGCTATTACACCGGCGGCAGTAAAATAATAAAAAATGTTGTCGCATTGCTGATATTTATTGCCTCCATTGGCTGGCTCGGTGCTCATATTTTAGGGGGCGGTTTATATCTGGCCTGGGCCAGCGGAATAGATATTAACGTCGCTAAAGTTATTATCGCTCTGGCGTTTATTGTTTATGTCGGCATTGGCGGCTATTCCGCGGTGGTATGGATTGATACCGTTCAGTCGCTGGTATTATTTGCCGGATTTATTTTAATGGCAGTCCTGGCGGTGAACCACGTCGGCGGCTGGAGCCACATCCAGCAGGCGGTGGACCCGGCGGCGCAGAGCCTGTTTGCCATTGATAAGTTAGGCATGCTGCCCGCGCTGTCGCTGGCCTTTGTTATTGGGGTCGGCGTGCTGGCTACCCCGTCTTATCGCCAGCGCATCTATTCAGCCAAAACCGTCGGCTCGGTGCGCCAGTCATTCACTATTACCGGCGTACTTTACCTGTTCTTCTCCTTTCTGCCCGCGATTATCGGCATGGCGGTCTGGACGCTAAATCCAAACCTTGAAAACAGCGGCTTTGCCTTTCTGTTTGCCACCCAGGTATTGCCGCCCGCACTGGGGATGGCGGTGCTGATTGCCGGGATGTCGGCCAATATGTCCTCCGGCAGTTCGGATGCCATCGCGGCGGTATCTATTATGCTGCGCGACCTTTACACCCTGGTCACCGGCCATATGCCTCCGGCGGATAAAGCCATTCGTCTGTCGCGCATGTTCCTGGTGCTGGTTATCGCCCTTGCACTGCTGTTTGCCCTGACCTCTAACGACATCATTGGCTACATCACCAAGATGATCTCCATGATTATGTCCGGCATGTTCATATGCTCGCTGCTGGGCCGCTTCTGGGAGCGCTTTAACTGGCAGGGCGCGCTGGCGGCCCTGGTCGGCGGTGCGGGAGCCTCCCTGGCCGTGCTGCTAAACGACAGCTGGCTCAGTTTTTGGGGCAATCCATGCATCCCGTCGGTGCTCACAAGCCTGGCTGCGGCGGTGGTTATTACGCTGCTGACTCCCGCCAGCCGGCTGAGCCGGGCCGAAGCGCTGGAGCTTATCACCCGCGAACGCGAAAGCCAGCCTGCAACGGTGCCGTTGGGTAAACCGCTGGCAGCGAAGGAGAGCGCACAGTGA
- a CDS encoding hypothetical protein (possible pseudo, frameshifted) gives MKKSRFTEEQIVFALKQAELGTSVPEVCRKLGISDATFYTWRKKYGGISPSDSLRKRLSG, from the coding sequence ATGAAAAAATCACGATTCACCGAAGAGCAGATTGTCTTTGCCCTGAAGCAGGCCGAACTGGGTACGTCGGTGCCTGAGGTCTGCCGTAAGCTGGGTATTTCCGATGCCACGTTCTATACGTGGCGCAAGAAATACGGCGGAATTTCCCCTTCAGACAGCTTGAGGAAGAGACTCTCAGGCTGA
- a CDS encoding 2-dehydro-3-deoxy-6-phosphogalactonate aldolase → MNNKLVAILRGITPSQASEHVEALINHGFQYIEIPLNSPDWHRSIGESLVSYGDNAVIGAGTVLRLDQVDALAELGVRFIVTPNTNPALIRHARQAGMLVCSGFATPSEAFSALEAGADWLKLFPAATFGTGYIRAIRAVLPSEQPLLAVGGVTPDTLQDYLAAGCNGAGLGSDLYRAGQPVQRTIQQAQAFMAAWRNASS, encoded by the coding sequence ATGAACAATAAGCTGGTCGCCATTTTGCGCGGCATCACCCCATCGCAGGCTTCAGAGCACGTAGAGGCGCTTATCAACCATGGCTTCCAGTACATCGAAATACCGCTCAACTCCCCGGACTGGCACCGGTCAATTGGCGAATCGCTCGTCAGCTATGGCGATAACGCAGTTATCGGTGCCGGAACCGTGCTGCGTCTCGACCAGGTTGATGCCCTGGCAGAGCTGGGCGTGCGGTTTATCGTGACTCCCAATACCAACCCGGCACTGATTCGCCACGCCCGGCAGGCCGGTATGCTGGTGTGCAGCGGTTTTGCCACACCAAGCGAAGCCTTCAGCGCGCTGGAGGCGGGAGCCGACTGGCTGAAGCTGTTTCCGGCCGCCACTTTTGGCACCGGTTATATCCGCGCTATCCGGGCCGTGCTGCCATCGGAGCAACCACTGCTGGCGGTGGGTGGCGTTACTCCAGATACCCTGCAGGACTATCTGGCAGCTGGATGCAATGGAGCTGGCCTGGGCAGTGACCTGTACCGGGCCGGGCAGCCGGTACAGCGAACTATCCAACAGGCTCAGGCATTTATGGCGGCATGGCGGAACGCATCTTCATAA
- the yenI gene encoding methyltransferase — protein MRLLELAEQYRKEANKLLNPKTKSALGQFMTPAPICLFMASLFDDVKGDVKLLDPGCGVGSLSAAFIDRALTSKVKSIELDAFDIEDVMLPFLNKMLNACKKIRDGFLSYKINKMDYIIDTSLLVKNLASSEEIETYSHVIMNPPYKKILSSSPHRISLSSAGIETVNLYSGFVALALKRLKKGGELVAIIPRSFCNGPYYQPFREQLLSESAIKHIHIFDTRNTAFAEDEVLQENIIIHCVKGVSQGQVTITSSPTSDFQLDNETGQITATDMTLRKVSIEKIVNPADTQKFIHIAASPREQDIIERLSPFTSTLEDLNIQVSTGPVVNFRLREDLRESIDSESVPLLFPQHLNGKVIWPLDGKKPNAIRVSASSRPWLWKNEGNFLIIKRFSSKEEKRRIVATLYDSSLPGDLIGFENKTNVFHIKKAGMDADLARGLYVYLNCTLLDKYYRQFGGHTQVNASDLRSIHYPSLKVLRKMGSELGEEIPSQNQIDEIINRELDLMTEGKMTDPLKAQGKIEQAIDVLRQLGMPRAQINERSALTLLALLDLHPDGEWDKIQRPMIGVTPIMDWCRDIYGKEYAPNTRETFRRQTLHQFCDGGIALYNPDKPDRPVNSPKACYQVAPELHTVLLNYGSAEWEKALDEHMGNVSTLVEQYAMARKMEMVPLKLNDGTDLELSPGAHSQLIKDIIVEFGPRFAPDAEVIYIGDTGAKEDHFRKERLAELGVTVDRKGKLPDVVLYWQKRNWLLLIESVTSHGPVDGKRHGELAKLFASAKPGLVYVTAFPDRKLMAKYLMELSWETEVWVADAPTHMIHLNGDRFLGPHT, from the coding sequence ATGCGCTTGTTGGAATTGGCTGAGCAATACAGAAAAGAAGCGAATAAGTTACTAAACCCAAAGACTAAATCTGCATTGGGTCAGTTCATGACCCCGGCTCCGATTTGTTTGTTTATGGCGAGCTTGTTTGACGACGTCAAAGGTGATGTAAAACTGCTTGATCCTGGCTGTGGAGTAGGATCGCTCTCTGCTGCATTCATAGATAGAGCCTTGACGTCTAAAGTTAAGAGCATAGAGCTTGATGCCTTCGATATTGAGGATGTGATGCTTCCGTTCCTGAACAAGATGTTGAACGCTTGCAAAAAGATCAGGGATGGTTTTTTATCTTATAAAATCAATAAGATGGATTATATTATTGATACAAGTCTGTTGGTGAAAAATCTTGCATCCAGTGAAGAGATTGAAACTTACAGCCATGTGATTATGAATCCACCATATAAAAAAATACTCTCTTCAAGTCCACATAGAATCTCTCTAAGCAGTGCGGGTATAGAAACCGTCAATTTATATTCGGGTTTTGTAGCATTAGCCCTAAAACGGTTAAAGAAAGGGGGGGAGTTAGTTGCAATTATCCCACGCTCATTCTGTAATGGCCCTTACTACCAGCCTTTCCGCGAACAATTGCTTTCGGAAAGCGCCATCAAGCACATTCATATTTTTGACACACGAAATACTGCTTTTGCAGAAGATGAAGTTCTTCAAGAAAATATTATTATTCATTGTGTTAAAGGCGTGTCACAAGGCCAAGTTACTATCACATCAAGTCCAACTTCCGATTTCCAACTTGATAATGAGACAGGTCAAATTACAGCTACTGATATGACCCTACGGAAGGTTTCAATAGAAAAAATAGTTAATCCGGCTGACACGCAAAAATTTATACATATCGCTGCAAGTCCGAGAGAACAGGACATTATCGAAAGATTATCGCCGTTCACATCAACTTTAGAAGATCTAAATATTCAAGTCAGTACTGGACCTGTGGTTAACTTCCGACTCCGGGAGGACCTTCGAGAAAGCATTGATTCAGAGTCAGTACCACTTCTTTTTCCTCAGCATTTAAATGGGAAAGTTATTTGGCCTCTTGATGGAAAAAAACCCAATGCTATTAGGGTTTCAGCATCATCGCGCCCATGGCTTTGGAAAAATGAAGGTAATTTTCTAATTATAAAAAGGTTTAGTAGCAAAGAAGAAAAGCGTCGAATCGTCGCAACACTATATGACTCATCCCTTCCAGGGGATCTGATCGGCTTTGAGAATAAAACTAACGTTTTCCATATTAAGAAAGCTGGTATGGATGCAGATCTTGCCCGTGGGCTTTATGTTTACCTGAATTGCACTTTACTGGACAAATATTACCGTCAGTTTGGTGGGCATACTCAAGTAAATGCTTCTGATTTGAGATCCATTCATTACCCTTCATTGAAAGTATTACGAAAGATGGGCAGTGAGTTGGGTGAAGAGATTCCAAGCCAGAATCAAATTGATGAAATCATTAACAGGGAGTTAGATCTTATGACTGAAGGAAAGATGACGGATCCATTAAAAGCTCAGGGAAAAATTGAGCAAGCTATTGATGTATTACGCCAACTTGGAATGCCTCGAGCTCAAATAAATGAGCGTTCAGCTTTAACCTTACTGGCATTGCTTGATCTTCATCCCGATGGCGAATGGGACAAGATTCAACGTCCGATGATCGGTGTCACTCCAATAATGGATTGGTGCAGAGATATATATGGTAAAGAGTATGCCCCAAACACTCGCGAAACTTTCCGCCGACAAACTCTACATCAGTTCTGTGATGGCGGAATAGCATTATATAATCCAGATAAACCTGACCGCCCTGTTAACTCTCCCAAAGCCTGCTATCAGGTAGCGCCTGAGCTGCATACTGTTTTGCTAAACTATGGTTCAGCCGAATGGGAAAAAGCACTTGATGAGCATATGGGCAACGTATCGACCTTAGTTGAACAGTATGCCATGGCGAGAAAAATGGAAATGGTCCCATTAAAGCTGAATGATGGTACAGATTTAGAACTGAGCCCTGGCGCACATAGCCAGCTAATCAAGGATATCATTGTTGAGTTTGGTCCCCGCTTTGCACCTGATGCAGAAGTTATTTACATCGGTGACACGGGAGCAAAAGAAGATCATTTCAGAAAAGAAAGGCTGGCAGAGCTGGGGGTTACTGTTGATCGAAAAGGTAAACTGCCCGACGTTGTTCTCTATTGGCAAAAGCGTAACTGGTTATTGTTAATCGAATCAGTAACTTCACACGGCCCAGTAGATGGGAAGCGACACGGTGAGTTAGCAAAATTATTTGCTAGTGCTAAACCGGGATTGGTCTATGTTACAGCATTCCCTGACCGTAAGTTGATGGCAAAATATCTTATGGAGTTGTCTTGGGAAACCGAGGTTTGGGTGGCTGATGCCCCGACTCACATGATACACCTTAATGGTGATCGCTTCCTTGGACCGCACACTTAA
- a CDS encoding transcriptional regulator: MSSSIDIISCITDRFVSLTATEKRIAQFILDDVAAAAELPIAELARLTGTSQASVTRFARALGCKDVRELKVKLAQSLAIGQRFILDVPDLEGVQGIYESIIGVLEINRRALEPAALQTAVSWISEARQVLAVGMGGGSTICAQELQFRLFRLGLPVVSQCDGLLVRMMCAAIAPKDVVIALSLGGFTQEIVESAAIARQYGARVIAITPADTPLAEHASLLLPLVVHENDYIFKPSTSRYAMLAMVDVLATEVALANKSESRSRLRRIKLALDSHRGGTNRQPLGD, translated from the coding sequence ATGTCCAGCTCTATCGATATCATCTCCTGCATCACCGATCGCTTTGTGAGCCTGACGGCCACTGAGAAGCGCATCGCCCAGTTTATTCTTGATGATGTGGCGGCTGCGGCGGAGCTGCCAATCGCCGAGCTGGCGCGGCTTACCGGTACCAGCCAGGCATCGGTCACACGCTTTGCGCGGGCGTTGGGTTGTAAAGATGTGCGGGAACTCAAGGTTAAGCTGGCCCAATCTTTGGCTATCGGCCAGCGCTTTATTCTGGACGTGCCGGATCTGGAAGGGGTTCAGGGGATCTACGAATCCATTATTGGCGTGCTGGAGATTAACCGCCGGGCTTTAGAACCAGCCGCCCTGCAAACGGCGGTGAGCTGGATTAGCGAGGCCCGTCAGGTTCTGGCGGTCGGGATGGGCGGCGGCTCGACAATCTGCGCCCAGGAGCTTCAGTTCCGGCTGTTTCGTCTGGGTCTGCCGGTGGTCAGCCAGTGCGATGGCCTGTTGGTGCGAATGATGTGCGCGGCCATTGCGCCAAAAGATGTGGTTATCGCCCTGTCTCTGGGCGGCTTTACCCAGGAGATAGTCGAAAGCGCCGCCATCGCCCGGCAGTATGGTGCGCGAGTGATAGCCATTACGCCAGCCGATACGCCGCTGGCTGAGCATGCCTCCCTGCTGCTGCCATTAGTAGTGCACGAGAACGATTACATCTTTAAGCCCAGCACCTCCCGCTATGCGATGCTGGCGATGGTCGATGTGCTGGCTACCGAAGTTGCGCTGGCTAATAAGTCGGAATCCCGCTCGCGGCTGCGGCGGATAAAACTAGCGCTGGATAGCCATCGCGGCGGAACCAACCGCCAGCCGCTGGGGGACTGA